Proteins from a genomic interval of Chryseobacterium indologenes:
- a CDS encoding ribonuclease E/G, giving the protein MKKELIVSHEDDLTKIALLEDGRLCELHEQEDKSDFIVGDLFIGKVKKLAPNLNAAFVNIGYDKDAFLHYQDLGPQYLTYRKFLKDTISKKQNSSSLKNFEIQPEIDKNGTVDKVIAKDDLVLLQITKEPISTKGPRISTQVSLTGRFLVLIPFDNKVSISKKIKSFEEKERLRTLIDSIKPEGFGVIIRTVAEGKKVADLHNDMNQLIQKWESTFKNIQRNKVPSKVLSEEDKASAILRDNFNQDFVNIMCDDEQMVNEMKNYVEVIAPEKKNIVQFYDSHIPLLEYYNVEKQLKQSFGKHVNIPSSKGAYLVIEHTEALHVVDVNSGNNITTGTAVNKEHALKVNKMAATEIARQLRLRDMGGIIVIDFIDMPNSEHRRDLYEHLKEEMKRDKARHKILPPSKFGLIQITRQRNRPEKQIETKEENPNKDGEIVAPIVIVEKMGETLRNILQKEKGKIYLHVHPFVEAYLTKGIKSIQMKWFIKYKKWVTIVPRDSFKYLEYKIYNSKKEELIEFSN; this is encoded by the coding sequence ATGAAGAAAGAACTAATAGTTTCGCATGAAGATGATCTTACAAAGATTGCGCTGCTGGAAGACGGAAGACTATGTGAACTTCATGAACAAGAGGACAAAAGCGATTTTATAGTTGGAGATCTGTTTATAGGAAAAGTAAAAAAACTGGCACCAAACCTGAATGCTGCATTCGTAAATATCGGATATGACAAGGATGCTTTTCTGCATTATCAGGATCTGGGCCCTCAATATCTTACCTACAGAAAGTTTTTAAAGGATACTATTTCTAAAAAACAAAACTCTTCAAGCTTAAAAAATTTCGAGATTCAACCCGAAATAGACAAAAACGGAACGGTAGATAAAGTAATTGCAAAGGACGATCTTGTTCTCTTGCAGATCACCAAGGAACCTATTTCTACCAAAGGACCAAGGATTTCGACTCAGGTTTCTTTAACAGGACGTTTTCTGGTTTTAATTCCATTCGACAATAAAGTTTCAATTTCCAAAAAAATCAAAAGTTTTGAGGAAAAAGAAAGACTGAGAACCCTTATCGACAGCATTAAACCTGAAGGTTTTGGAGTTATTATCAGAACCGTTGCCGAAGGGAAAAAGGTGGCCGACCTTCACAATGACATGAATCAGCTGATTCAAAAATGGGAAAGCACTTTTAAAAATATCCAGAGAAATAAAGTTCCGTCTAAAGTTTTAAGCGAAGAAGACAAAGCTTCAGCTATTTTAAGGGACAATTTTAACCAGGATTTCGTGAATATCATGTGTGATGACGAGCAAATGGTAAACGAAATGAAAAATTACGTTGAAGTAATCGCTCCTGAAAAGAAAAATATTGTCCAGTTTTATGATTCTCATATTCCTCTCCTGGAATACTACAATGTTGAAAAACAGCTTAAGCAGAGCTTTGGAAAACACGTCAACATTCCAAGTTCAAAAGGCGCTTATCTTGTTATTGAGCACACAGAAGCACTTCACGTCGTCGACGTCAACTCCGGAAACAATATTACCACCGGAACCGCTGTCAATAAAGAACACGCACTGAAAGTGAACAAAATGGCAGCCACAGAGATCGCAAGACAATTACGCCTCCGCGATATGGGAGGAATTATCGTAATCGATTTCATCGACATGCCGAACTCTGAACACCGAAGAGATCTCTACGAACACCTGAAAGAGGAAATGAAGCGCGACAAAGCACGCCACAAAATACTTCCTCCAAGTAAATTCGGACTGATCCAGATCACCAGACAAAGAAACCGTCCGGAAAAACAGATCGAAACCAAAGAAGAAAACCCGAACAAAGACGGAGAAATTGTAGCTCCTATTGTCATCGTGGAAAAAATGGGTGAAACTCTGAGAAATATACTGCAGAAAGAAAAAGGAAAAATCTACCTGCATGTACATCCGTTTGTGGAAGCCTACCTTACCAAAGGCATCAAAAGTATCCAGATGAAATGGTTTATCAAATACAAAAAATGGGTAACCATCGTTCCAAGGGATTCTTTTAAATATTTAGAGTACAAAATCTACAATTCCAAAAAAGAAGAATTGATAGAATTCTCTAATTAA
- a CDS encoding lipocalin family protein, which yields MKKLFLSFAVFSAIVSCSSDNDNDEQKASIIGKWKVSKAEIITPGTNKTTIILPEGCEVENTLEFDGVNQIAMTYEQKNDACVPKANSLKYNYDKPSHVLYYNFENGGQYSYKVTTLTQTDLIIEDDKYVVDSSTGEAKTYKRYYKKVK from the coding sequence ATGAAAAAATTATTTCTATCGTTTGCTGTATTCTCAGCAATAGTATCATGCAGTAGTGACAATGATAATGATGAGCAGAAAGCCTCAATTATCGGAAAATGGAAAGTTTCCAAAGCTGAAATTATCACTCCCGGCACTAATAAGACAACGATTATTTTACCTGAAGGCTGCGAAGTGGAAAACACGCTGGAATTTGATGGGGTTAATCAGATTGCGATGACCTATGAACAGAAAAATGATGCCTGTGTTCCTAAGGCGAATAGCTTAAAATATAACTATGACAAGCCTTCTCATGTTTTGTATTATAATTTTGAGAACGGTGGTCAGTATAGTTATAAGGTTACCACTTTAACGCAGACAGACCTGATTATAGAAGATGATAAATATGTAGTGGATAGCAGCACTGGGGAAGCCAAAACATACAAAAGATATTACAAAAAAGTAAAATAG
- a CDS encoding aldo/keto reductase, with protein sequence MQKKTYSGQPVVTLHNGIDIPALGFGVWQMENLKECEEAVVKAIQTGYRMIDTAAIYQNETAVGAAVKNSGVNRDDLFITSKVWVQDHGYEKAKKAFQRTLDRLQMDYLDMYLIHWPYGDFLGTWKALEELYQEGKIKAIGVCNFTVEKLEELKANSTILPVINQIELHPVFQQKELQKYNKENNIITQPWSPLGNGNADLLNHPDLKAIAEKYGKTVAQVILRWHLQEGFVVIPKSVTPSRIEENFNVFDFELTEDEMNTVRSLDTGKRLFFDPKDPEWEQKMLNSVADI encoded by the coding sequence ATGCAAAAGAAAACCTATTCAGGGCAACCTGTAGTCACCTTACATAATGGAATAGATATTCCTGCTTTGGGATTTGGAGTATGGCAGATGGAAAATTTGAAAGAATGTGAAGAGGCAGTTGTCAAAGCTATCCAAACCGGATATAGAATGATAGACACTGCTGCTATTTATCAGAATGAAACTGCTGTAGGAGCTGCGGTAAAAAACAGCGGAGTAAACAGAGATGACTTGTTTATCACATCAAAAGTATGGGTTCAGGATCATGGATATGAAAAAGCTAAAAAAGCATTTCAGAGAACATTGGACAGATTGCAGATGGATTATCTTGACATGTATCTTATTCACTGGCCTTATGGCGATTTTCTGGGAACCTGGAAGGCCTTAGAGGAATTGTACCAGGAAGGGAAAATTAAAGCAATCGGCGTGTGCAACTTTACTGTTGAGAAGCTGGAAGAATTAAAGGCAAACTCAACCATTCTGCCGGTTATCAATCAAATTGAGCTGCATCCCGTTTTTCAACAGAAAGAACTGCAGAAATATAACAAGGAAAACAATATTATAACGCAGCCGTGGAGCCCGCTTGGAAACGGAAATGCAGATTTATTAAACCATCCTGACCTGAAAGCAATCGCTGAAAAATATGGAAAAACAGTGGCGCAGGTGATTTTAAGATGGCATTTACAGGAAGGTTTCGTTGTGATTCCGAAATCGGTAACTCCTTCCAGAATAGAAGAAAACTTCAATGTATTTGATTTTGAACTGACAGAAGATGAGATGAATACCGTTCGCAGCCTGGATACGGGAAAAAGATTATTCTTTGATCCGAAAGATCCGGAATGGGAGCAAAAGATGTTGAATTCTGTAGCGGATATTTAA
- a CDS encoding 1-acyl-sn-glycerol-3-phosphate acyltransferase translates to MAKKNIFTDAFGTPYFLKRLIIFILGLVSYRRFNGFNKLKITGTEHLVDLPDSNVLFVSNHQTYFADVAAMYHAFCAVNNGYLNTIKNPIYLLNPKIDFYYVAAEETMNKGILPKIFKIAGAVTVKRTWRAEGKNVNRMVDMSEVDNIMKALDNGWVATFPQGTTSAFAQGRRGTAKLVKNQRPIVIPIKINGFRRAFDKKGLRVKVTGVKPTMEFKAPLDIDYDNEKAPEILLKIMTAIEQTEDFNVLHSYDEELKAKKLEQKDSNN, encoded by the coding sequence ATGGCGAAGAAAAATATTTTCACCGATGCATTCGGAACACCTTATTTTTTAAAAAGGTTAATTATATTTATTTTAGGACTGGTGTCCTACAGACGATTCAATGGGTTTAATAAATTGAAAATAACCGGTACAGAACACCTTGTAGATCTTCCGGATTCCAACGTGCTTTTTGTATCGAACCATCAGACCTACTTTGCGGATGTAGCAGCAATGTATCATGCTTTTTGTGCCGTAAACAACGGATATTTAAACACTATTAAAAATCCGATCTATCTGCTGAATCCTAAGATCGATTTTTACTATGTTGCAGCTGAAGAGACCATGAATAAAGGGATCTTGCCAAAAATTTTTAAAATTGCAGGAGCTGTAACGGTAAAAAGGACGTGGAGAGCTGAGGGTAAAAATGTCAACAGGATGGTAGACATGAGCGAAGTAGACAATATCATGAAAGCCCTGGACAACGGTTGGGTAGCAACCTTTCCGCAGGGTACTACATCTGCTTTTGCCCAGGGACGAAGAGGAACTGCCAAACTGGTAAAAAACCAACGCCCGATTGTGATCCCTATCAAGATCAACGGGTTTCGAAGAGCTTTTGATAAAAAAGGACTTCGTGTGAAGGTTACCGGTGTGAAACCTACCATGGAATTTAAAGCTCCTCTTGATATTGATTACGATAACGAAAAAGCACCGGAAATTTTATTGAAAATCATGACTGCCATTGAGCAGACTGAAGATTTCAATGTATTACACAGTTATGATGAAGAACTTAAAGCTAAAAAATTAGAACAAAAGGACTCAAATAATTAA
- a CDS encoding response regulator transcription factor, with translation MSKILSNTVRFSIADSDFYFKKIMIKTLMENPFYMLLNDCNNGHELVNRIYRRQEDVFIIELFMPVLSGIEAIKYIRKNNTETPIITYSGTYQEDMAEILSKIPNIYYCQKKSNIIKDIIKGSIASEEFDYRAYSKEWEQQPLAVQEYMDRQKRGQEELSPAEIQLMRFCYEGFSNKEIAEKLNLSARTIDTYINRLTEKLGLKTKLHLIRFCVENGYYNSSM, from the coding sequence ATGAGTAAAATATTATCTAATACCGTGCGTTTTTCTATTGCTGACAGCGATTTTTATTTTAAAAAAATAATGATCAAAACACTTATGGAAAACCCTTTCTATATGCTTCTGAATGATTGTAATAATGGGCACGAGCTTGTCAACAGAATCTATAGAAGACAGGAAGATGTGTTCATTATAGAACTTTTCATGCCGGTATTGAGTGGAATTGAAGCCATCAAATACATCAGAAAAAACAATACGGAAACTCCCATTATCACTTATTCCGGCACTTACCAGGAAGACATGGCTGAAATTCTTTCAAAGATTCCTAATATATATTATTGCCAGAAAAAAAGTAATATTATCAAGGATATTATCAAAGGAAGTATTGCTTCGGAAGAATTCGACTACAGGGCGTATTCTAAGGAATGGGAACAACAACCTCTGGCTGTACAGGAATATATGGACAGACAGAAGAGAGGCCAGGAAGAGCTTTCACCTGCCGAGATACAGCTGATGAGATTCTGCTATGAAGGCTTCAGTAATAAAGAAATAGCGGAAAAGCTCAATCTGAGTGCAAGAACAATTGATACTTATATCAACAGGCTTACAGAAAAACTGGGACTGAAAACGAAGCTTCACCTGATTCGTTTTTGTGTAGAGAACGGATACTATAATTCCAGCATGTAA
- a CDS encoding lipocalin family protein: MKKIFLSSAILSILACSSSNEEVQPVQASMIGKWKLNKVEVHNSKSNQTVTHVTTGCDKESIHEFKEKEMTSTTFAPENGSCVKTDVVTRKYTYDPVTRKFWYEEEKDYFYIVSQLSQADMIFEDTIQDFDGDGVNDRAKYFFTKSN, translated from the coding sequence ATGAAAAAAATATTTCTTTCATCTGCTATACTTTCAATACTGGCTTGTAGCAGTAGTAATGAGGAGGTTCAGCCTGTTCAGGCATCCATGATTGGAAAATGGAAGCTGAATAAAGTTGAGGTGCATAATTCCAAAAGTAACCAAACAGTAACCCACGTTACTACCGGATGTGATAAGGAAAGCATCCATGAATTCAAAGAAAAGGAAATGACCTCCACTACCTTTGCTCCGGAAAACGGATCTTGTGTAAAAACAGATGTCGTAACCAGAAAATATACCTATGATCCTGTGACGAGGAAATTTTGGTACGAAGAGGAAAAAGACTATTTCTATATAGTCTCTCAGTTATCTCAGGCAGATATGATTTTTGAAGATACCATCCAGGATTTTGATGGAGACGGTGTCAATGATAGGGCAAAGTACTTTTTTACAAAAAGCAATTAA
- a CDS encoding GNAT family N-acetyltransferase, giving the protein MEHYTFNQIAQESDIPYELLLLADETKEAIDQYISKCDIYLLHDGTENIAVMAVCKNSTIELEIKNIAVIESYRSKGIGSILIDRAKEIAKENKYKILTVGTSDTGFQQIRFYEKNSFTKNGVRKDFFIENYPAPIYENGLQMRDMVLLAHHLTE; this is encoded by the coding sequence ATGGAACACTATACTTTTAATCAAATTGCCCAAGAGTCGGATATTCCTTATGAATTGCTGCTATTGGCTGATGAAACCAAAGAGGCTATTGATCAGTACATCTCCAAATGTGATATTTATCTGCTACATGACGGAACAGAAAATATTGCCGTTATGGCTGTATGCAAAAACAGTACTATTGAGCTCGAAATTAAAAACATTGCCGTTATTGAGTCCTACAGAAGCAAAGGCATTGGCAGCATTTTGATCGACAGAGCAAAAGAAATTGCGAAGGAAAACAAGTATAAAATACTGACTGTCGGAACCTCAGATACAGGTTTCCAACAGATCAGATTCTATGAGAAAAACAGTTTTACAAAAAATGGAGTCCGTAAAGATTTTTTCATTGAAAATTATCCTGCTCCAATTTACGAAAACGGTTTACAGATGCGTGATATGGTGTTACTTGCCCATCACCTTACGGAATAG
- a CDS encoding LysR family transcriptional regulator, which yields MVNLEWYRTFKAIYKTGTLTGAADALFISQPGVSLHLSSLEAYVGYKLFDRTGRKMIPTERGKVLFNAVAEPLTKLEDVEKNFQKSTEKLTPTISVGMCFETFQTTLEQYVSSLPFNLIISFGEYPEMLDQLDKGILDLIITPKKGSSPNIEHEAFSSEQIILVGGKDVDTAAFNKILKTKDAEQIEEWLKNEKWYGTTGDMEHLFQFWTLNFGHKPNFRPNYIVPNLNSIIRCLKGGTGLAVVPDFLCKNEIESGELKLIWDGKKKLENTLYFGCRKKTNYQAEIDHIKDLFRKVMGK from the coding sequence ATGGTTAATTTAGAATGGTATCGTACTTTTAAAGCGATCTATAAAACCGGGACATTGACAGGTGCAGCCGATGCCCTATTCATTTCACAGCCCGGAGTAAGCCTGCATTTAAGTTCACTTGAGGCTTATGTTGGGTATAAGCTGTTCGACAGAACCGGAAGAAAAATGATTCCGACGGAAAGGGGAAAAGTATTGTTTAATGCAGTAGCAGAACCGCTTACCAAACTGGAAGATGTAGAGAAAAATTTCCAGAAATCTACGGAAAAACTAACCCCCACGATCAGCGTGGGCATGTGTTTTGAAACTTTTCAGACGACTCTTGAGCAATATGTTTCATCTTTGCCTTTCAACCTGATCATCAGTTTCGGGGAATATCCTGAAATGCTCGATCAGTTGGATAAAGGAATTCTCGATCTCATCATCACACCGAAAAAGGGATCTTCTCCCAATATAGAACATGAAGCATTCTCTTCTGAACAAATTATTCTGGTTGGTGGAAAAGACGTTGATACTGCAGCATTCAACAAAATACTGAAAACAAAAGACGCCGAACAGATCGAGGAGTGGCTGAAGAATGAAAAATGGTATGGGACAACAGGAGATATGGAGCACCTTTTTCAATTCTGGACGCTTAATTTCGGGCATAAACCAAACTTCCGTCCCAATTATATTGTTCCGAACCTTAATTCCATCATTCGTTGTCTGAAAGGGGGAACGGGGCTTGCCGTTGTGCCGGATTTCCTGTGTAAAAACGAGATTGAAAGCGGAGAACTAAAGCTGATCTGGGATGGAAAGAAAAAGCTTGAAAATACCCTGTATTTCGGGTGTAGAAAAAAGACCAATTATCAGGCGGAAATAGACCACATCAAAGACCTATTCCGTAAGGTGATGGGCAAGTAA
- a CDS encoding peptidoglycan synthetase: MKTHFIAIGGSAMHNLAIALKDKGYLVTGSDDAIFEPSKSRLEKKGILPQEMGWFPEKITPDIDAVILGMHAHQDNPELARAKELGLKIYSYPEFLYEQSKNKTRVVIAGSHGKTTITSMILHVLNFHQKDVDFMVGAQLEGFDCMVKLTQDNDFMVLEGDEYLSSPIDLRSKFLLYQPNIALMSGIAWDHINVFKTFDDYIEQFRKFVASITPGGVLVYNEEDPEVVKVVENAENYFRKIPYKTPEYEISNGKVYLKTEMGDVPLSVFGAHNLLNLEGARHICQQLGIMDEDFYEAIMSFKGASKRLEKVEREDKGTLYKDFAHAPSKVKAAVKAFVEQFRNDKKYGFLELHTYSSLNPAFLEQYDHAMDGLDEAVVFYSEDALKIKRMEPISPEFIKEKFKNENLKVFTNAEDLHAYWNTLDKTNGVYLMMSSGNFGGLDLSQ; encoded by the coding sequence TTGAAAACCCACTTCATTGCCATTGGCGGAAGCGCCATGCATAATCTTGCTATTGCATTAAAAGATAAAGGATATCTGGTAACCGGTTCAGATGATGCCATTTTTGAGCCTTCAAAATCAAGGTTGGAGAAAAAAGGAATATTACCTCAGGAAATGGGCTGGTTTCCGGAAAAAATCACACCCGATATTGATGCTGTTATTCTGGGAATGCATGCTCACCAGGACAATCCTGAACTCGCAAGAGCGAAAGAATTGGGGTTAAAAATATATTCTTATCCTGAATTTTTATACGAACAGTCCAAAAACAAAACCAGGGTCGTTATTGCAGGTTCTCATGGTAAAACTACCATCACCTCAATGATACTGCATGTGCTAAACTTCCACCAGAAGGATGTTGACTTCATGGTAGGTGCACAATTGGAAGGGTTTGACTGTATGGTAAAACTGACCCAGGATAATGATTTTATGGTACTGGAGGGCGATGAATACCTTTCTTCCCCCATTGATTTACGTTCGAAGTTTTTATTATATCAACCGAATATCGCTTTGATGAGCGGTATTGCATGGGATCATATCAATGTTTTTAAAACATTTGATGATTATATTGAACAGTTCAGAAAATTTGTTGCAAGCATTACTCCTGGCGGCGTTTTAGTTTATAATGAAGAAGATCCTGAAGTGGTAAAAGTGGTGGAAAATGCAGAGAATTATTTCAGAAAGATCCCTTACAAAACTCCTGAATATGAGATCAGCAATGGAAAGGTATATTTAAAAACTGAAATGGGAGATGTTCCTCTTTCTGTATTTGGCGCCCATAACCTTCTGAATCTTGAAGGAGCAAGGCATATCTGCCAGCAATTAGGCATCATGGATGAAGATTTCTACGAAGCGATTATGAGTTTCAAAGGGGCTTCCAAGCGTCTTGAAAAAGTAGAAAGAGAGGATAAAGGAACGCTGTACAAAGATTTTGCCCACGCTCCGAGTAAGGTAAAAGCCGCAGTGAAAGCATTTGTTGAGCAGTTCAGGAACGATAAAAAATACGGTTTCCTGGAACTCCATACGTATTCAAGTTTAAATCCTGCCTTTTTAGAGCAGTATGACCACGCTATGGACGGATTGGATGAAGCCGTGGTTTTCTATTCAGAAGATGCTTTAAAAATCAAAAGGATGGAACCTATCTCTCCCGAATTTATTAAAGAAAAGTTCAAAAATGAAAATCTGAAAGTTTTCACTAATGCTGAAGATCTTCATGCTTATTGGAACACGTTGGATAAAACAAATGGAGTCTATCTGATGATGAGCTCAGGAAATTTTGGCGGACTGGACCTTAGCCAATAA
- a CDS encoding metallophosphoesterase, which produces MIQIAIFSDVHGNLPALEVVLKDMEHRGIHQKFCLGDLVDFAPWGNEVIEKIRDLNIPCLMGNHDERIAFDIPVLPLSKHSEEETRARFVAIDHSKKYITEENKKFLAELPFHLRLNYKTGKKHWNIQLVHSSLESNDTYLYESENDEMFKTMLEESKSDVMVMGHTHLSFIKQFNTNTWAINCGSVGRSKEKNRLASYVILTLDEEKITPEIVQLPYPVEETARQIQESGIPDYYAAFLKNENVLIL; this is translated from the coding sequence ATGATACAGATAGCCATTTTTAGTGATGTGCACGGGAATCTTCCGGCTTTGGAAGTTGTGTTAAAAGATATGGAGCACAGAGGAATTCATCAGAAATTTTGTTTGGGAGACCTCGTTGATTTTGCTCCATGGGGGAATGAAGTCATAGAGAAAATAAGAGATTTGAATATTCCGTGCCTGATGGGAAATCACGATGAAAGAATCGCATTTGATATTCCCGTACTGCCTTTATCCAAACATTCAGAAGAAGAGACCCGGGCCAGATTTGTTGCTATTGACCATTCTAAAAAATATATCACTGAAGAGAATAAAAAATTCCTTGCTGAGCTTCCTTTTCATCTGAGATTAAATTATAAAACAGGAAAAAAACATTGGAATATCCAGTTGGTTCACTCCAGTCTGGAAAGCAATGATACCTATTTATATGAATCAGAAAATGATGAAATGTTTAAGACAATGCTGGAAGAATCAAAGTCTGATGTAATGGTGATGGGGCACACGCATTTATCTTTTATAAAACAATTTAATACCAATACATGGGCAATCAACTGTGGTTCCGTAGGCCGTTCTAAGGAAAAAAACCGCCTGGCTTCCTATGTGATACTGACCTTAGACGAAGAAAAAATCACTCCGGAGATCGTACAATTACCCTATCCGGTGGAGGAAACTGCCCGTCAGATTCAGGAAAGCGGTATTCCGGATTATTATGCTGCCTTTTTAAAGAATGAAAATGTATTAATATTATAA
- a CDS encoding CoA pyrophosphatase, giving the protein MENFGKDLLRKIKSVELPGEPAHGVFSPPYRPVFTYDEVLTKNPKFAAVNIVLYLKDNEWYFPLIQRTINEHDRHSGQISLPGGKREEMDRDFAETAVRETSEEIGIDKHYVRIIREMSPIYIPPSNFYVYPYISYTTKNPAFVLQQSEAVEVIEFPITSFLSLSDTPEIMALPSAGGKEVPVINFNGYIIWGATAMILSEFSQLLKKM; this is encoded by the coding sequence ATGGAAAATTTCGGAAAAGATTTATTGAGAAAAATAAAAAGTGTAGAGCTTCCGGGAGAACCCGCCCACGGAGTATTCTCACCTCCTTATCGTCCTGTTTTCACTTATGATGAAGTGCTGACAAAAAATCCCAAGTTTGCAGCCGTCAATATTGTTTTATACCTGAAAGACAATGAATGGTATTTCCCATTGATTCAAAGAACGATCAATGAGCATGACAGGCATAGTGGACAGATTTCGTTACCGGGTGGAAAACGCGAAGAAATGGACAGAGATTTTGCAGAGACAGCCGTTCGTGAAACTTCAGAGGAAATCGGAATAGATAAACATTACGTAAGAATCATCAGGGAAATGTCCCCTATCTATATTCCGCCCAGCAATTTCTACGTGTACCCTTATATTTCGTATACAACAAAGAATCCTGCGTTTGTGCTCCAGCAAAGCGAAGCCGTGGAAGTTATTGAATTTCCTATTACCTCTTTTTTAAGTCTGTCAGACACCCCCGAAATTATGGCTCTTCCAAGTGCCGGCGGTAAGGAAGTACCTGTCATTAATTTCAACGGATACATTATCTGGGGAGCCACAGCAATGATATTAAGTGAATTCAGCCAGTTGCTGAAAAAAATGTAA
- a CDS encoding OsmC family protein, protein MKTHHYKTTIQWTGNKGTGTSGYRDYERSHSISVENKVIIEGSSDPSFRGDKTKYNPEEMFLSSLSSCHMLWYLHFCSEAGIIVTDYTDEATGIMAETTNGSGHFTEVTLHPAVTITEESMIEKAKQLHHKANEYCFIANSVNFEVKHIPTVWVK, encoded by the coding sequence ATGAAAACGCACCATTACAAAACAACAATTCAATGGACCGGCAATAAAGGAACGGGAACCAGCGGCTACAGAGATTACGAAAGAAGCCACAGCATTTCAGTAGAAAACAAAGTGATCATTGAGGGATCTTCGGACCCTTCTTTCCGTGGAGATAAAACAAAATACAATCCTGAAGAAATGTTCCTCTCCTCGCTATCTTCCTGTCATATGCTTTGGTATCTTCATTTTTGTTCGGAAGCAGGAATTATTGTAACGGATTATACTGATGAAGCAACCGGAATAATGGCAGAAACAACTAACGGTAGCGGTCATTTTACAGAGGTGACCCTGCATCCCGCCGTTACTATAACAGAAGAATCAATGATTGAAAAAGCAAAGCAGTTACACCATAAAGCCAATGAATATTGCTTTATTGCCAATTCGGTTAATTTCGAGGTTAAACATATTCCCACTGTATGGGTTAAATAA
- a CDS encoding integration host factor subunit beta → MTKAELVNTISNKLGTEKNETQKVVEAFMQEIRTSMYNGDNVYLRGFGSFIIKTRAAKTGRNISKNTAIEIPAHNIPAFKPSKSFVEKVKTKVAVK, encoded by the coding sequence ATGACAAAGGCAGAATTGGTAAACACCATCTCAAATAAGTTGGGAACAGAAAAGAATGAAACACAGAAAGTTGTAGAAGCTTTTATGCAGGAGATCAGAACTTCTATGTATAATGGGGATAACGTTTATCTGAGAGGTTTTGGATCTTTTATCATTAAAACAAGAGCTGCTAAAACAGGAAGAAATATTTCTAAGAACACTGCGATCGAGATTCCTGCTCATAACATTCCTGCTTTCAAACCTTCAAAATCTTTTGTAGAGAAAGTAAAAACGAAAGTTGCAGTAAAATAA
- a CDS encoding type VI secretion system transmembrane protein TssO, which yields MSSNREKKLNKSDVRTGIWKFILSFVALSVVSFACLYLFFKSYDIQREGISREAEAYKELMGRSDVLREHVDNIYERMTQLDANKVENEVFLRTNIMDNVGDAKNIMGKDSTGNFKHYAMLMKQIGPMIALKTKISGVEYKKKTVLRDLDECMGKINRANNQLRKDPTRNFTGGRRR from the coding sequence ATGTCTTCGAATAGGGAAAAAAAATTGAACAAATCAGATGTCAGAACGGGCATCTGGAAGTTTATTCTGTCGTTTGTTGCTTTGTCGGTTGTCTCGTTTGCCTGTTTATATCTTTTCTTTAAAAGTTATGACATACAACGGGAAGGAATCAGCAGAGAAGCCGAAGCCTATAAGGAACTTATGGGCCGCAGTGATGTGCTCAGGGAGCATGTGGATAATATTTATGAACGTATGACTCAACTTGATGCCAATAAAGTGGAGAATGAGGTATTTCTGAGAACCAACATTATGGATAACGTAGGAGATGCTAAAAATATTATGGGAAAAGACAGTACCGGAAATTTTAAGCATTACGCCATGCTTATGAAACAAATCGGTCCTATGATTGCCTTAAAAACAAAAATCAGTGGAGTAGAGTACAAAAAGAAAACAGTTCTTAGGGATCTGGACGAGTGTATGGGAAAGATCAACAGAGCGAATAACCAGCTCAGAAAAGATCCGACCAGAAACTTTACCGGAGGCAGAAGAAGATAA